The following coding sequences are from one Pseudomonas mendocina window:
- a CDS encoding ABC transporter ATP-binding protein, with amino-acid sequence MSLTLEHVTRIVDGQVHIDDACLSFEPGSFNVLLGRTLAGKTSLMRLMAGLDRPSSGRVLMNGADVTGVPVRQRNVSMVYQQFINYPTLTVFENIASPLRQAGVAKEQIVEKVEATARMLRIDKLLSRYPLELSGGQQQRTAMARALVKDASLILFDEPLVNLDYKLREELRQEMRELFQARHTIAIYATTEPNEALALGGTTTILHEGRVVQSGKTAEVYHRPQQVLAAELFSEPAINLMPGRISGSEVSFADCVHFPLNPDLRGIAEGDYRFGVRPSHIGLVPSNDDDLELAVTVELAEISGSETFLHVRNEQFVLVLHLPGVHEYAVDTPILIYIPTHKLFVFAADGQLVQAPSRRQGRAA; translated from the coding sequence ATGTCGCTCACGCTCGAACACGTCACCCGTATCGTCGACGGCCAGGTGCATATCGACGATGCCTGCCTGAGTTTCGAACCGGGCTCCTTCAACGTTCTGCTCGGCCGTACCCTGGCTGGCAAGACCAGCCTGATGCGCCTGATGGCCGGGCTGGATCGGCCCAGCAGCGGCCGGGTGCTGATGAATGGCGCCGATGTCACCGGCGTGCCGGTGCGCCAGCGCAACGTGTCGATGGTCTATCAGCAGTTCATCAACTACCCGACCCTGACGGTGTTCGAGAACATCGCCTCGCCGCTGCGCCAGGCCGGTGTGGCCAAGGAGCAGATCGTCGAGAAGGTCGAGGCCACGGCGCGCATGCTGCGCATCGACAAACTGCTGTCGCGTTATCCGCTGGAACTCTCCGGCGGCCAGCAACAGCGCACGGCCATGGCCCGGGCACTGGTCAAGGATGCTTCGCTGATCCTCTTCGACGAACCACTGGTCAACCTCGACTACAAGCTGCGCGAAGAGCTGCGCCAGGAAATGCGCGAGCTATTCCAGGCGCGCCATACCATCGCCATCTACGCCACCACCGAGCCCAATGAGGCGTTGGCCCTGGGCGGCACCACCACCATCCTGCACGAGGGACGGGTGGTGCAGAGTGGCAAGACCGCCGAGGTCTACCATCGTCCACAACAGGTGCTGGCCGCCGAGCTGTTCTCGGAGCCTGCGATCAACCTGATGCCGGGGCGCATCAGCGGTTCCGAGGTGAGCTTCGCCGACTGCGTACACTTTCCGCTCAACCCGGATCTGCGCGGCATCGCCGAGGGTGACTACCGCTTCGGTGTGCGCCCCAGCCATATCGGCCTGGTGCCGTCCAATGACGATGATCTGGAGTTGGCGGTAACCGTCGAGCTGGCCGAGATCAGCGGCTCGGAAACCTTCCTGCATGTGCGCAACGAGCAGTTCGTGCTGGTGCTGCATTTGCCGGGTGTGCACGAGTACGCGGTGGATACACCGATCCTGATCTACATCCCGACCCACAAGCTGTTCGTCTTCGCTGCCGATGGGCAGTTGGTGCAGGCGCCCAGTCGTCGTCAGGGGAGGGCCGCCTGA